A genomic segment from Lutibacter sp. A80 encodes:
- a CDS encoding DUF3696 domain-containing protein, producing MIGSITLKGFKSFLYNTINFGGLTVLTGLNSSGKSSVIQAVLMGEQAIQKGESLLEGFGDFSELKNQYSKKLEITAEFGGNECVTINEDEIILTGKPDFTCSYISADRFGPRTSIPLIYGNNYHIGNQGDNITKVIEHFENEIIPSSVKHKNSQGDTFYYNLEAWLGIISPNTKFKSVINKKSDTSYITFNEHRSKNVGFGLSYTLPVIAALLLGAISGKTVIIENPEAHLHPKGQTELARLISLVVEAGSQVIIETHSDHIFDGIRIFAKENESSFNEKIKTYWFELDEKGNTDIQEAIIDENGRLKECPDGLFDQFEINSRQLL from the coding sequence ATGATAGGGTCAATAACTTTAAAAGGATTTAAATCATTCCTTTATAATACCATAAATTTTGGAGGTCTTACAGTTCTTACGGGATTAAATAGTAGTGGGAAAAGCAGTGTTATTCAAGCAGTATTAATGGGAGAGCAAGCAATACAAAAGGGTGAATCCTTATTGGAAGGCTTTGGGGATTTTTCAGAACTTAAAAATCAATATTCTAAAAAATTAGAAATAACTGCAGAGTTTGGTGGAAATGAATGTGTCACTATAAATGAAGATGAAATTATACTTACCGGAAAACCTGACTTTACTTGTAGTTATATTTCGGCAGATAGATTTGGACCTCGGACATCTATTCCTTTAATTTATGGAAACAATTATCATATAGGGAATCAGGGAGATAATATTACAAAAGTTATAGAACATTTTGAAAATGAAATAATCCCAAGTTCAGTAAAACATAAAAATTCTCAAGGAGATACATTTTATTACAATTTGGAAGCTTGGTTAGGAATTATTTCTCCAAACACTAAATTTAAATCAGTTATTAATAAAAAAAGCGATACATCATACATAACATTTAATGAGCATCGTTCTAAAAACGTAGGATTTGGATTAAGTTATACTTTACCTGTAATAGCGGCACTTTTATTAGGTGCTATTTCTGGAAAAACAGTCATTATTGAAAACCCAGAAGCTCATTTACATCCTAAAGGTCAAACGGAATTGGCAAGGTTGATTTCTTTAGTAGTCGAGGCTGGTTCACAAGTAATAATTGAAACTCACAGTGATCATATTTTTGATGGAATTAGAATATTTGCTAAAGAAAATGAATCTTCTTTTAACGAAAAAATAAAAACATATTGGTTTGAATTGGATGAAAAAGGAAATACAGATATTCAAGAAGCAATAATAGATGAAAATGGTAGACTAAAAGAGTGCCCAGATGGATTATTTGATCAATTTGAAATAAATTCACGACAACTTCTTTAA
- a CDS encoding DUF262 domain-containing protein, which produces MSNSSTSLYNVNYSYTGVEDDNENETLNDPFNPNDISIDSKGMAMDMCLRRLIQGTIILNPDFQRKEVWTLPKKSQLIESLMLKIPIPMFYVSADEKGNLTVVDGLQRLSTIRDFILGKEYLATKNEKLKGDGFKLRSLEFWKDFDGDRFNDLPVHLQNRIYETEFQFTIINPGTPEEVKRNIFKRINTGGMPLSSQEIRNALYIGKSTELLKNLSNTEEFKLATNNSVKDLRMADKELILRFLSFLVIDYKKYKKTIGINSFLSNAMIIINSYPEFESRDFIKMIKEGQVKKEDINVLCIDKLEYLFKIGMQRAFDIFGDQSFRKSSYLEKKSPINKNLFEMWGVLLSKLNSNEFSILLNNKYELISEYVELLKDNTFEKDTSRDSMKATSVLRRFNNIKQLLEKHIK; this is translated from the coding sequence TTGTCTAATAGTAGTACTTCACTATATAATGTTAATTATAGCTACACAGGTGTTGAGGATGACAATGAGAATGAAACATTAAATGATCCCTTTAATCCAAATGATATTTCAATTGATTCAAAGGGAATGGCAATGGATATGTGTTTGAGAAGATTAATACAAGGCACCATTATTTTAAATCCTGATTTTCAAAGGAAGGAGGTTTGGACATTACCTAAGAAATCACAATTGATAGAGTCTTTGATGCTTAAAATACCTATTCCAATGTTTTACGTATCTGCTGATGAAAAAGGAAATTTAACTGTGGTTGACGGACTTCAGCGTTTAAGTACAATAAGAGATTTTATTTTAGGTAAAGAATATTTAGCAACCAAAAATGAAAAATTAAAAGGAGATGGGTTTAAATTACGGAGTCTTGAATTTTGGAAAGATTTTGATGGTGATAGATTTAATGATTTACCAGTTCATTTACAGAATAGAATTTATGAAACGGAATTTCAGTTTACTATAATTAATCCTGGAACACCTGAAGAAGTAAAACGTAATATTTTTAAAAGAATTAATACCGGAGGAATGCCTTTAAGTAGTCAGGAAATTAGAAATGCCTTATACATAGGAAAATCTACTGAATTACTAAAGAACCTTTCTAATACAGAGGAATTTAAACTTGCCACTAATAATTCTGTTAAAGATTTGAGAATGGCTGATAAAGAATTGATATTGAGGTTTTTATCATTTTTAGTCATTGATTACAAAAAATACAAAAAAACAATTGGCATAAATTCTTTTCTAAGCAATGCAATGATAATTATTAATTCATATCCTGAATTTGAAAGTCGAGATTTTATTAAAATGATAAAAGAAGGACAAGTTAAAAAAGAAGATATTAATGTACTTTGTATTGATAAATTGGAATACTTATTTAAAATAGGAATGCAAAGGGCGTTTGATATTTTTGGAGATCAAAGTTTTAGGAAAAGCTCATATTTAGAAAAAAAATCTCCAATTAATAAAAATTTGTTCGAGATGTGGGGAGTTTTACTTTCAAAATTAAACTCAAATGAATTTTCAATTTTATTGAATAATAAATACGAATTGATTTCTGAATATGTAGAACTATTGAAGGATAATACTTTTGAGAAAGATACATCAAGAGATAGTATGAAAGCAACATCTGTCCTTCGCCGATTTAATAATATAAAACAACTTTTAGAAAAACATATAAAATGA